A region of Tolypothrix sp. NIES-4075 DNA encodes the following proteins:
- a CDS encoding glycoside hydrolase family 13 protein translates to MDIQTPDWVKHAVFYQIFPDRFARSKQPRKRLLHEARWEDWEAMPTLQGYKGGDLWGILEQLDYIQNLGINAIYFTPIFQSASNHRYHTHDYYQVDPMLGGNAAFKELLDAAHDRNIKVVLDGVFNHSSRGFFFFHDVLENGPHSPWVNWFKIEDWPVSPYNGEYPANYEGWGGNRALPVFNHDNPEVREYIMEIAEYWIKFGIDGWRLDVPFEIKTPGFWQEFRERVKAINPDAYIVGEVWGDSREWLDGTQFDGVMNYLFAGPTIAFAAGDRVDLEQVQSRDYKPYPPLFAAEYAEKIQELLEFYPWEIQLTQLNLLASHDTARLMSIAGGDVASVDLATLLVLTYPGAPSIYYGDEVGLPGAIDPDSRRGFPLEANWNREILNTHRELIALRHAYPCLRTGDYRVLYAQGALYIFARTLGTEELIIAVNVGTAEAKANLESVNLQSQPDKLLFGTAEVEWSNEEDKQLSLTLAPRSACILGVG, encoded by the coding sequence ATGGATATTCAAACACCAGACTGGGTTAAACATGCAGTTTTCTACCAAATCTTTCCAGATCGCTTTGCCAGAAGCAAACAGCCACGCAAACGGCTTTTGCACGAAGCACGTTGGGAAGATTGGGAAGCAATGCCTACACTCCAAGGTTACAAAGGCGGAGATTTGTGGGGTATTCTAGAGCAACTGGACTATATACAAAATTTGGGCATTAACGCTATTTACTTTACGCCCATATTTCAATCGGCTAGCAATCACCGCTATCATACCCACGATTATTATCAGGTAGATCCGATGCTGGGGGGCAATGCGGCTTTTAAGGAATTGCTAGACGCAGCGCACGATCGCAATATCAAAGTTGTGTTAGATGGAGTTTTCAATCACTCCAGTCGCGGCTTTTTCTTTTTCCACGACGTTTTAGAAAATGGTCCTCATTCGCCTTGGGTAAATTGGTTTAAAATTGAAGATTGGCCCGTTTCTCCTTACAACGGTGAGTATCCGGCAAATTATGAAGGTTGGGGCGGAAATCGAGCCTTACCAGTATTTAACCACGATAACCCGGAAGTTCGGGAATATATCATGGAAATTGCCGAATATTGGATTAAATTCGGTATTGACGGATGGCGGTTAGATGTGCCGTTTGAAATAAAAACTCCTGGTTTTTGGCAAGAATTTCGCGAACGCGTTAAAGCGATCAATCCCGATGCATACATTGTCGGGGAAGTTTGGGGAGATTCCCGCGAGTGGTTGGATGGTACCCAATTTGACGGAGTGATGAATTACTTGTTTGCCGGACCAACGATCGCTTTTGCCGCAGGCGATCGCGTAGACTTAGAACAAGTGCAAAGTCGCGACTATAAACCCTATCCACCCTTATTTGCAGCTGAGTACGCTGAAAAAATCCAGGAACTACTAGAATTTTACCCTTGGGAAATTCAGCTAACTCAACTAAATTTACTTGCAAGTCACGATACAGCAAGATTGATGTCAATTGCAGGTGGTGATGTTGCGAGTGTAGATTTAGCAACTTTACTAGTATTAACCTATCCCGGTGCGCCCAGCATTTATTATGGTGATGAAGTTGGTTTACCTGGTGCGATCGATCCTGACTCGCGTCGTGGATTTCCTTTAGAAGCTAATTGGAATCGAGAAATTCTCAATACTCACCGTGAGTTAATTGCTTTACGTCACGCTTATCCATGCTTGCGTACAGGTGATTACCGAGTCTTGTACGCTCAAGGGGCACTTTACATCTTTGCGCGAACTTTGGGAACCGAGGAATTAATAATTGCAGTTAACGTTGGTACTGCGGAAGCAAAAGCCAACTTAGAATCTGTAAATCTGCAATCTCAACCGGACAAACTTTTATTTGGCACCGCTGAAGTTGAGTGGAGTAATGAAGAAGATAAGCAACTTTCTTTGACTCTTGCTCCACGCAGTGCCTGCATTTTGGGTGTAGGTTAA
- a CDS encoding S8 family peptidase gives MRHQKLSPGLLLAYEDYQREGAKALTPQTRSLGILAPRTAMQQTKSIVFIYCDEDADLRHLLQQGIEVNQNTGSVRTAYLPLSSLDPLSEEAVVHRIKPSRKMHLRMDVAKKDVHVSEFQNKSGLTGEKVVIGVVDTGIDPKHPAFKGRILRIWDQTLPGPGVKEGAYGAELSKDQLTISQDIEGHGTHVAGIASSADSTYSGVAPKAELVIVKSDLQDAHIADAVRYIFRVASELKRPAVVNLSLGGHADGHDGSDSLSKIIDAETGPGRIVCCAAGNEGNDNIHAQSKVSTSRMCNMRFNVPQNQIGIAWLNGWYSGKGQLEVSVRTPNGFVTPFQKIITKGNPTQDYQLADAQVQIATPGPDPINGDHNFFVQIRGNGTMPVMGGIWQLRIRNTGSSETRLDVWTLDDNSAVFFTGKSVQDAVKIGSPGAAKSAVTVASYTTKVKYTDIDAKPQEVGLELHDISDFSSEGPLRNDDQKPDVAAPGAMIVSTLSSTAQGFGRSSMINSKFVVSAGTSMATPFITGLVALLLQRNPKLDPAGVKELLRKHSSIPKKAAGTFDSKWGFGLIDAKNL, from the coding sequence ATGAGACACCAAAAACTTTCACCTGGTTTGCTGTTAGCGTATGAAGATTACCAACGGGAAGGAGCGAAAGCTTTAACTCCACAGACGCGATCGCTTGGTATCTTGGCACCCAGAACCGCTATGCAGCAAACCAAGAGCATTGTTTTTATTTACTGCGACGAAGACGCTGACTTAAGACACCTTCTACAACAAGGTATCGAAGTCAACCAAAACACCGGAAGTGTCCGCACAGCTTATTTACCCCTGAGTAGTTTAGACCCTTTATCTGAAGAAGCTGTAGTTCATCGCATCAAGCCATCACGCAAAATGCATCTGCGGATGGATGTCGCGAAAAAAGACGTACATGTGTCAGAGTTTCAAAACAAAAGCGGACTCACAGGAGAAAAAGTCGTTATCGGTGTAGTAGACACCGGTATCGATCCGAAGCACCCTGCTTTTAAAGGTCGAATTTTACGCATTTGGGATCAAACTCTACCGGGTCCCGGTGTCAAAGAGGGCGCTTACGGGGCAGAATTAAGCAAAGACCAACTGACAATTTCCCAGGATATAGAAGGACACGGCACCCACGTTGCCGGCATTGCCTCGTCTGCTGACAGCACTTATAGCGGTGTCGCACCAAAAGCCGAATTAGTCATCGTCAAAAGCGACTTACAAGATGCTCACATTGCCGATGCAGTTCGTTACATTTTCCGGGTTGCCAGTGAACTAAAACGCCCAGCAGTAGTAAATTTAAGCTTGGGTGGACATGCCGATGGTCATGATGGCAGCGATTCCTTATCAAAAATCATTGATGCGGAAACTGGTCCTGGAAGAATTGTATGCTGTGCCGCTGGTAATGAGGGTAACGACAACATTCACGCTCAATCGAAAGTCTCTACCAGTCGCATGTGTAATATGCGCTTTAATGTTCCGCAAAACCAAATAGGCATTGCTTGGTTAAACGGTTGGTATTCTGGCAAAGGTCAGTTAGAAGTATCTGTGCGGACTCCTAACGGTTTTGTTACCCCCTTCCAAAAAATCATTACCAAAGGCAATCCCACCCAAGATTACCAGTTGGCAGATGCACAGGTGCAAATAGCCACACCAGGACCCGATCCGATCAACGGCGATCATAATTTCTTTGTGCAAATTCGCGGTAATGGTACAATGCCAGTTATGGGCGGCATTTGGCAATTGCGGATACGGAACACAGGTTCGAGTGAAACACGTTTGGATGTGTGGACGTTAGATGACAATTCGGCAGTATTCTTCACTGGGAAAAGCGTCCAGGATGCTGTGAAAATTGGTTCCCCAGGAGCCGCTAAAAGTGCGGTTACGGTGGCTTCTTACACTACGAAAGTGAAATATACAGATATTGATGCCAAACCTCAAGAAGTGGGCTTGGAATTGCATGATATCTCTGATTTTAGCAGTGAAGGTCCGCTGCGAAATGATGACCAAAAGCCGGATGTCGCAGCACCAGGAGCAATGATTGTTTCTACGCTTTCATCTACTGCTCAAGGTTTTGGGCGATCGTCGATGATTAATTCTAAGTTTGTGGTTTCCGCTGGCACAAGTATGGCGACACCCTTCATTACTGGCTTGGTGGCACTGTTGTTGCAACGTAACCCCAAACTTGACCCAGCTGGTGTTAAAGAATTGTTACGCAAACATAGTTCCATTCCTAAAAAAGCAGCCGGAACGTTTGATAGTAAATGGGGCTTTGGATTGATTGATGCCAAAAATCTTTAA
- a CDS encoding GAF domain-containing sensor histidine kinase encodes MSTVSLKKIFHKKELLSVLQDLVHQFNIAIDVELVDGTKLMSIGEQTAENRYPIEVSGEIIGWVVGDQQAISLATLLSFVAKQEAEKKVLAKELLERYEEIDLFEDISTQLTTSLDTRQIAQLVLQELSQLIESSAGMILLLSPDATAFEIIAEFGLFFHDNQPKPGKGIIGSIVQSGRAELINDVQADPRSGGQKNVNALICVPLRAKERVLGAIAIGTPKTDSYKAEHLKLVSIFASQSAIAIEKALLYEQSTQAATQAKAQTQRLELALHQLQLAQTQLIQSEKMSSLGQLIAGVAHEINNPVNFICGNLRYVAEYAKDLLHLLQEYQKFLPVAPPDLELELDNIDLEFIMQDLPKLLDSMKVGTSRIVEIVQSLKNFSRHDEAEMKAVNIHDGIDGTLMILHHRLKAAIHRPEIEIVKDYAKLPLIECYPGQLNQVFMNILANAIDALEESMVNSQHSTVKSPELSTINYKTPVHSTGATPARDWLILTKPQITIRTAVLDNQWVVIQIADNGPGMKEEVIRRIYDPFFTTKEVGKGTGLGMAISYQIVVDKHGGMLKCRSKPGQGTEFWIQIPLNCALVDATEEHNSASVSPTHTTQLSHTPDTDGFIPSTTPMLKPTDLLIRHTQLIQRLSLHSPDVETASPDQIYQMFQRHPISLRLYATLLSWFCCSNPTQIRH; translated from the coding sequence ATGTCCACAGTTAGCCTTAAAAAGATTTTTCACAAAAAAGAGTTGCTGTCTGTGCTTCAGGACTTAGTACACCAGTTCAACATAGCTATTGATGTTGAACTGGTAGACGGCACAAAACTCATGAGCATTGGGGAGCAAACTGCGGAAAATCGATATCCAATCGAGGTGTCAGGAGAAATCATCGGTTGGGTTGTTGGAGACCAACAGGCAATTTCACTGGCGACTTTGCTTTCATTTGTGGCGAAACAGGAAGCTGAGAAGAAGGTACTTGCTAAAGAATTGCTCGAGCGATACGAAGAAATTGATTTGTTTGAGGATATCTCAACTCAACTGACAACGAGTTTGGATACGCGACAGATTGCCCAACTTGTGCTTCAAGAATTGAGTCAATTAATTGAATCATCTGCGGGGATGATTTTACTTTTGAGTCCGGATGCAACTGCGTTTGAAATCATTGCCGAATTTGGACTATTTTTTCACGACAATCAGCCGAAACCGGGGAAGGGAATTATTGGCAGCATTGTACAATCCGGTCGGGCAGAACTTATCAATGATGTCCAAGCCGATCCTCGATCGGGGGGGCAAAAAAACGTTAACGCTTTGATTTGTGTACCGTTGAGAGCAAAGGAGCGAGTACTGGGAGCGATCGCCATTGGGACACCCAAAACCGACTCATACAAGGCTGAACACCTGAAGCTTGTGAGTATCTTTGCCTCTCAAAGTGCGATCGCCATTGAAAAAGCTTTACTTTACGAGCAAAGCACTCAAGCAGCTACCCAGGCAAAAGCCCAGACACAAAGGCTAGAGCTTGCTCTCCATCAGTTGCAACTAGCACAAACCCAGTTAATTCAAAGCGAGAAAATGTCGAGTTTAGGGCAACTCATTGCCGGAGTTGCCCACGAAATCAACAACCCAGTTAACTTTATTTGCGGCAATTTAAGATATGTTGCCGAGTATGCTAAAGACTTGTTGCACCTGCTGCAAGAGTATCAGAAATTTTTACCTGTTGCTCCGCCAGACCTGGAATTAGAGTTAGACAATATCGACCTGGAATTTATCATGCAGGATCTCCCCAAACTGCTGGATTCGATGAAGGTAGGCACCAGTCGGATTGTAGAAATTGTGCAATCCCTGAAAAACTTCTCCCGCCATGACGAAGCCGAAATGAAAGCCGTCAACATCCACGATGGCATCGACGGGACGCTGATGATTCTTCACCATCGTCTGAAAGCGGCTATTCACCGTCCAGAAATTGAAATCGTTAAAGACTATGCAAAACTTCCCTTAATTGAGTGCTATCCCGGACAGTTGAATCAGGTGTTTATGAACATCCTGGCAAATGCCATTGATGCTTTAGAGGAGTCAATGGTCAATAGTCAACACTCAACAGTCAAAAGCCCTGAACTATCAACTATAAACTATAAAACGCCAGTTCACTCAACGGGGGCAACCCCCGCACGTGACTGGCTCATTTTGACTAAACCCCAAATTACTATTCGCACCGCAGTCCTCGATAACCAGTGGGTGGTGATTCAAATTGCCGACAACGGTCCGGGTATGAAGGAGGAGGTAATCCGACGCATTTACGATCCCTTCTTCACCACGAAAGAGGTTGGTAAGGGAACTGGGTTAGGCATGGCAATCAGCTACCAAATTGTTGTAGACAAACATGGGGGAATGCTCAAGTGTCGTTCTAAACCGGGTCAAGGGACAGAATTCTGGATTCAGATTCCGTTAAATTGTGCATTGGTGGATGCTACTGAAGAACACAATAGCGCCTCTGTCTCGCCAACTCACACAACACAATTATCCCATACTCCCGATACCGATGGCTTCATTCCATCAACAACTCCAATGCTCAAACCGACGGATTTGTTGATTCGCCATACTCAATTGATCCAGCGACTTTCACTGCACAGTCCAGATGTGGAAACTGCATCACCCGATCAAATTTACCAGATGTTCCAACGCCACCCAATTTCATTAAGGCTTTACGCCACTTTGTTGTCTTGGTTCTGTTGTTCTAACCCTACCCAAATACGCCATTAA
- a CDS encoding PAS domain S-box protein: protein MFNQLDEYNSQLFELCPVGLVLCRTDGTLININPAYAAILGRTVPETLNLNYWQITPENYAADQATLENLEQTGRYSPYEMELIHKDGHLVPVRISGLMIEKDGEQLIWSSVEDISDFRCAQQERQHTEQILKQSEARYRSLVTANTQIVWVSTPEGICFELTDWIAYTGQSLAEAENGGWIDAVHPDDRAYTKEVWGAAVANLSMYQIEYRIRGNDGNYRYFWVWGAPVIEEDGSVREWIGTCTDIHDRKLAEAEKQYLEQRYRSLVTASSQMVWTASPEGMVNSEIVGWEAYTGQSAAEMMGWGWLDVMHPDDRAESAEVWSAAVANRTIYQLEYRIRAKDGTYRYFFGNAAPVLEADGSIREWIGTCTDIHDRKLAEQTLQQSEERFRSLVTASSQIVWVTTPEGLGVSSEMSTWLAYTGQSADEIQDLGWLDPIYPDDRTCVALAWSAAVANHSLFQTEYRLRGKDGSYRHFSICGTPVLEEDGSVREWIGTCTDIHERKLAEAENQRLKERYRSLVTATSQIVWGATPEGLGISSEMLTWIAYTGQSEAEVEGWGWIDPIHPDDRAGSTQAWNAAVANRGIYQTEYRLRGKDGTYRYFSVCGAPVLEEDGSIREWIGTCTDIDDRKLAEAENQRLLDMLNHSSDAIIVRDMSDKISHWNQGAERLYGWMREEVKDQCIQAFIKKTFLKPKEEIVAELLEQGNWEGEVEHLTHEGKLITVQSRWTLQRDISGQPCAVLEINTDITARKQAEIALRQLNQELEARVVERTSALQNTLAEAQGLNAILDNLADGLLVADTTGQITHFNPAFLAMYGLTATALNGHYRELPISGLADLVDRTQSHPKEVFAAEVALTKERIGQAVATAIFKKTADSEPDACFGSALLIRDVTAEKEIDQMKTDFISTVSHELRTPLTSVLGFASIIKEKLETDVFPIISTEDRKLQKTIKRVGDNLNIIVSEAERLTSLINDVLDIAKMEAGKVEWQMQPIDPSELVDWATNSTAGLFETNGLHLIGEIEPGLPQIVGDRNRLLQVLINLISNAVKFTESGCVICRVKQGNDGVCISVIDTGIGITPEDQPKVFEKFRQVGDTLTDKPKGTGLGLPICKQIIDHHGGRIWVESEPGKGSTFSFTIPTYTSAHKTSSSLNLDTLVKQLKEHVITTNAVLNENRKTILVVDDDLNIRELLRQQLENEGYNVREAKDGVDAIHQIKTARPDLILLDVMMPQINGFDVAAVLKNDPQTADIPIIILSIIENKERGYHIGIDRYLTKPINTEKLLNEIGSLLSQGTSSKKVLVVDKNASTLKTISDVLQTQGYSVIEASDAQECVHKALSTKPDMIIIDSIFSQEADLVKALRFEKQLENVFFIMLSDR from the coding sequence ATGTTTAACCAACTTGATGAATACAATAGTCAGCTATTTGAACTATGTCCTGTTGGGTTAGTACTATGCCGAACAGATGGGACACTAATTAATATCAACCCTGCCTATGCTGCCATTTTGGGGCGCACTGTTCCAGAAACCCTGAATCTCAACTACTGGCAAATTACTCCGGAAAACTATGCCGCCGATCAAGCTACGCTAGAGAATCTAGAACAAACTGGTCGCTATAGCCCTTATGAGATGGAGTTAATCCACAAAGATGGGCATCTGGTTCCAGTCAGGATCTCTGGATTGATGATTGAGAAAGATGGAGAGCAACTGATCTGGTCTAGTGTGGAGGACATTAGCGACTTTCGATGCGCCCAGCAGGAACGCCAACATACTGAACAAATTCTGAAACAGAGTGAAGCCCGATACCGATCTTTGGTAACTGCTAATACACAAATTGTCTGGGTAAGCACACCAGAGGGAATTTGCTTTGAATTGACAGACTGGATCGCCTACACTGGTCAAAGTCTAGCTGAAGCTGAGAATGGGGGCTGGATTGATGCGGTACATCCCGACGATCGCGCCTACACCAAAGAAGTCTGGGGTGCTGCCGTGGCAAACCTGAGTATGTATCAAATTGAATACCGAATTCGTGGCAATGATGGCAACTATCGCTACTTTTGGGTCTGGGGTGCGCCCGTTATAGAAGAAGATGGCAGCGTCCGGGAGTGGATTGGCACCTGCACCGATATTCACGATCGCAAGCTGGCAGAAGCCGAAAAGCAGTATCTCGAACAACGGTATCGCTCTTTAGTAACTGCCAGTTCACAAATGGTCTGGACGGCATCGCCGGAAGGAATGGTGAACTCTGAAATAGTCGGTTGGGAAGCATATACAGGTCAGAGTGCAGCCGAAATGATGGGCTGGGGCTGGTTGGATGTCATGCATCCCGATGACCGTGCCGAGAGTGCTGAAGTTTGGAGTGCTGCTGTGGCAAACCGGACTATTTATCAACTGGAATATCGGATTCGTGCCAAAGACGGCACTTATCGCTACTTTTTTGGCAATGCAGCTCCTGTTTTGGAAGCAGATGGCAGCATCCGCGAGTGGATTGGCACCTGCACTGATATTCACGATCGCAAGCTAGCAGAACAAACTCTGCAACAGAGCGAAGAACGGTTTCGTTCTTTAGTGACTGCCAGTTCACAAATTGTCTGGGTGACTACCCCTGAAGGACTGGGGGTGAGTAGTGAAATGTCTACCTGGTTAGCGTACACAGGTCAGAGTGCAGATGAAATCCAGGATTTGGGCTGGCTCGATCCGATTTACCCCGATGACCGTACCTGCGTCGCCCTAGCCTGGAGTGCTGCTGTGGCAAATCACAGTCTCTTTCAAACTGAATATCGGTTACGTGGCAAAGACGGCAGCTACCGCCACTTTTCTATCTGTGGTACCCCCGTCCTAGAAGAAGACGGCAGCGTTCGAGAGTGGATTGGCACCTGCACCGATATTCACGAGCGCAAGCTGGCAGAAGCCGAAAATCAGCGGCTTAAAGAACGATATCGCTCGTTAGTAACTGCTACTTCACAGATCGTCTGGGGAGCTACCCCAGAAGGACTGGGAATAAGTAGTGAAATGCTCACCTGGATAGCCTATACGGGGCAGAGCGAAGCTGAAGTTGAGGGTTGGGGCTGGATCGATCCGATTCACCCCGATGACCGTGCCGGCTCCACACAAGCTTGGAATGCTGCTGTGGCGAACCGAGGTATCTACCAAACTGAATATCGGTTGCGTGGCAAGGATGGCACATACCGCTACTTCTCTGTCTGTGGTGCCCCCGTCTTGGAAGAAGACGGCAGTATTCGGGAATGGATTGGCACCTGCACCGATATTGACGATCGCAAACTGGCAGAAGCTGAAAATCAACGTTTATTGGATATGTTGAATCATTCCAGCGATGCCATCATCGTCCGCGACATGAGCGACAAAATCTCTCACTGGAATCAGGGTGCCGAAAGGCTCTACGGTTGGATGCGTGAGGAAGTCAAAGACCAATGCATTCAGGCTTTTATCAAAAAAACCTTTCTAAAACCAAAGGAAGAAATTGTAGCAGAGTTATTAGAGCAAGGTAATTGGGAAGGAGAAGTGGAACATCTCACCCATGAAGGGAAACTGATTACCGTCCAAAGCCGATGGACGTTACAACGGGACATCTCTGGTCAGCCCTGCGCGGTGCTAGAAATCAATACCGACATCACCGCCCGCAAACAAGCAGAAATCGCTCTGCGGCAACTCAATCAAGAACTGGAAGCCAGAGTTGTAGAGCGGACATCTGCCCTGCAAAATACCTTAGCAGAAGCTCAGGGATTAAATGCCATTTTAGATAACTTAGCAGATGGTTTGTTAGTGGCAGATACTACAGGACAAATCACCCACTTCAATCCTGCCTTTCTAGCCATGTATGGATTGACAGCTACCGCCCTCAATGGTCACTACCGAGAACTGCCGATATCTGGTTTAGCAGACCTGGTTGACCGAACCCAGTCCCATCCCAAAGAGGTGTTCGCTGCCGAAGTTGCCCTAACAAAGGAACGCATTGGTCAGGCAGTGGCAACCGCCATCTTCAAAAAGACAGCAGACTCAGAACCCGATGCCTGCTTCGGTTCGGCGCTGCTAATTCGGGATGTGACGGCAGAAAAGGAAATCGACCAGATGAAGACCGATTTCATCTCAACAGTTTCCCACGAGCTGCGAACACCTCTAACTTCTGTTCTCGGTTTTGCGTCAATCATTAAAGAAAAGCTGGAAACCGATGTGTTCCCAATAATTTCTACCGAAGACCGCAAGCTCCAGAAAACGATTAAGCGGGTGGGTGACAATCTCAATATTATTGTGTCGGAAGCAGAACGGCTTACGTCTTTGATTAACGATGTCCTAGACATTGCCAAGATGGAAGCAGGTAAGGTGGAATGGCAGATGCAGCCCATAGATCCCAGCGAATTAGTCGATTGGGCAACCAATTCTACCGCAGGGTTGTTTGAAACCAATGGCTTGCACTTGATCGGTGAGATTGAACCCGGACTGCCTCAAATAGTAGGCGATCGCAACCGTCTGCTACAAGTCCTAATTAATCTGATTTCCAATGCCGTTAAGTTTACCGAATCTGGTTGTGTTATCTGCCGCGTTAAACAAGGAAACGATGGTGTTTGCATCAGCGTCATCGACACAGGCATTGGCATTACACCTGAAGACCAGCCCAAAGTGTTCGAGAAATTCCGGCAGGTTGGCGACACGCTCACAGATAAACCTAAAGGCACAGGGTTAGGACTGCCCATCTGCAAACAAATCATCGATCATCATGGCGGTAGAATCTGGGTGGAGAGTGAACCAGGCAAAGGTAGCACGTTCTCGTTCACCATTCCCACCTACACCAGCGCTCATAAAACCAGTAGCAGTCTGAATCTGGATACGCTAGTCAAACAACTCAAAGAACACGTCATCACCACAAACGCTGTACTGAACGAAAACCGCAAAACCATTTTGGTTGTGGATGACGATCTCAACATTCGGGAACTGCTCCGTCAACAACTGGAAAACGAAGGTTACAATGTTCGGGAAGCGAAAGACGGCGTGGATGCGATTCATCAAATCAAAACAGCCCGTCCGGATCTGATTCTTCTGGACGTGATGATGCCCCAAATCAACGGCTTCGACGTGGCAGCTGTCCTCAAAAACGATCCCCAGACCGCAGACATTCCGATCATCATTCTGTCAATTATTGAAAACAAGGAACGGGGCTACCACATTGGCATCGATCGCTATCTCACCAAGCCCATCAATACAGAGAAACTCCTCAATGAAATTGGCTCACTGCTTTCCCAAGGTACTTCGAGTAAAAAGGTGTTGGTTGTGGATAAAAATGCCTCAACCTTAAAAACCATATCGGATGTACTGCAAACTCAAGGATACAGTGTGATTGAAGCCTCCGATGCCCAAGAATGCGTCCATAAAGCTTTATCAACTAAACCAGATATGATCATTATCGATTCTATCTTCTCTCAAGAAGCCGACCTGGTGAAAGCTCTACGGTTTGAAAAGCAGTTGGAGAATGTATTCTTCATCATGCTATCCGATCGCTAA
- a CDS encoding response regulator transcription factor, with amino-acid sequence MKILIVDDEPNIVILMEQALEALEDEGVELLTARNGEEALETIKTEKPNLVFLDVMMPKMSGLQVCQIVKHDLQMTDIYIVMLTAKGQEFDKQKGIDVGADLYLTKPFRPKEVLEKSRQVLGFK; translated from the coding sequence ATGAAAATTCTAATTGTTGACGATGAACCCAATATCGTGATTTTGATGGAACAAGCCCTAGAAGCATTAGAAGACGAGGGGGTTGAACTCCTAACTGCCAGAAATGGAGAAGAAGCTCTCGAAACTATTAAAACGGAAAAACCAAACCTGGTATTTCTCGATGTGATGATGCCTAAAATGAGTGGTCTGCAAGTCTGCCAAATCGTTAAACATGACCTGCAAATGACTGACATCTACATCGTGATGTTGACAGCTAAGGGACAGGAATTTGATAAACAAAAAGGAATTGATGTTGGTGCTGACCTATATCTGACTAAACCATTTCGTCCCAAGGAAGTACTGGAAAAATCAAGGCAGGTGTTGGGCTTTAAATAG
- a CDS encoding CHAT domain-containing protein has translation MNQDIQVKKILFLAANPKGTARLRLDEELREIETGLQLALNRDRFILQSKGAVRPIDVRRAILNFVPQIVHFSGHGVDNEGLVFEDDAGREKVVDAEALAGLFEVFHDQVECVVLNACYSKVQAEAIAQHINYVIGMNQQIGDRAAIEFSVAFYDALAAGKSVEFAYNYGCAAIRLAGIPEELTPIMIKKPNLTEVATYPDTPKEQPSVTKEIEPPATQQIQPTSNMFNISGSTITNLSGSGQINYNESSKRK, from the coding sequence ATGAATCAGGATATTCAAGTGAAGAAAATCTTATTTTTGGCAGCAAATCCCAAAGGTACTGCGCGTTTGCGTCTTGATGAAGAACTGCGAGAAATCGAAACAGGGTTACAACTTGCTCTAAACCGCGATCGCTTTATTTTACAATCGAAAGGGGCGGTACGTCCTATAGACGTTAGACGAGCGATATTAAATTTTGTACCGCAGATTGTACATTTCTCTGGACATGGTGTAGACAATGAAGGATTAGTATTTGAAGATGATGCTGGACGAGAAAAAGTTGTAGATGCTGAAGCATTAGCAGGACTTTTTGAGGTATTCCACGATCAAGTAGAGTGTGTAGTGCTTAATGCTTGCTATTCTAAGGTTCAAGCAGAAGCGATCGCTCAACATATTAACTATGTTATTGGCATGAATCAACAAATAGGCGATCGGGCAGCGATTGAATTTTCTGTGGCTTTTTATGATGCTTTAGCAGCAGGAAAATCCGTTGAGTTTGCCTACAACTATGGCTGTGCGGCAATTCGTTTGGCAGGTATTCCAGAGGAATTAACCCCAATTATGATAAAGAAGCCTAATTTGACTGAGGTAGCTACTTACCCCGATACACCTAAAGAACAGCCTTCAGTGACGAAAGAAATTGAACCACCTGCAACTCAACAAATCCAACCTACTAGCAATATGTTTAATATATCTGGCAGTACTATCACTAACCTCAGCGGTTCCGGGCAAATTAACTACAACGAATCTTCTAAGCGAAAGTGA